The Sander vitreus isolate 19-12246 chromosome 10, sanVit1, whole genome shotgun sequence genome contains the following window.
agTAGAAAgtaaagtagtaataccacagtataaaaatactctgttacaagtcctGCAGTCAAAATTATAAAcaagaaaaagtacaaaagtattaacaccaaaatatacttaaagtaccagaagtaaaagtacacattatgcagaatggatcatttcaaaaataatatatatcatATTACTGAATTATAATTAGTGATGCTGAAGCTGGTAAAGGCAGGGCTCATTtcaactactttatatactgacGGGTAGCTTAATAATGTGATATCATAAtttattagtttatattttgaatatgtaaagtaacgagtaactaatgttaaataaataaaaaagagtaaaaagtacaacattggCCTTCAAAATGGAGTGAAAGTATGAAATAGCATAAAAagggaaatactcaagtaaagtacctcataATTGTACTAAAGTACGGTACTTGAGTAAAGTACACTCCACCTCTGAGCATTCGTAATACACAAATATATGCGGATATAAACGGGCTACCTCCATTACAGTATACATTAAAgtttttattcacacacacacacacacacacacacacacacacacacacacacacacacacacacacacacacaccataacgTACCTTCAGGAAAGTGAAAACCTCTTGCTCGTCTTTTCCATTTACATCACCCTTCTCGAACAGCAGGAAGTTTGGAACAAATCCATTGCCCGGTCTAACATGCCTGGAATCCAGAAAGAGGGCAGCTTATCAGTGGATGGGCCTCTGAGCACTTTATGGCTTGGCAGCTGCCCTAGATTCATACAAGCTGAGAAAACTCCACACAAGTCTATTGCAATGGCTTTGCTATGGATAGAAGAGGACTTATGGAACCTGAGACATACATTCTAAGCGTGTTAGAGAGGCCTCTAACAGAAACTGATCTTATTGCCAAAGAATGTCTTACCTGATTAAATGAAGCTTTGCTGATTGACAGAGGATTTACAAATATTGCAAATTCCTCTCTACATCCAGCTTTGAAGGTTTTATGTTACAGAACATTACAATATATATACTGTTGTGTGAGAAGCTTACGATTCAAATTTAGGGGATTCtcatgttttaacattttttacttCTACAAGCTGAAAAACATTCCAGTATAAAAAGGCCTTTTAAGTTTCCAACaagctgatattttcttttacctAACTGAAATGATATATGGCTTTAACCTACTTGTTTTGTTATGCTTATAGTGTTTTCATTCAGTGAGTTGTGATTGATCTGAtattcatttgcatttaaagAGAAACATTTCTCACTTTAAACCTGGCAGAATTTCACGGTTCGTCCCTGGTTCCTGTTTCCCAAATTGGTTGCAAGGGAAGCCAAGAATGGTGAGTCCAAGAGGTTTCATCTCCTCGTGTAGTGCATTCAGTTCTGATAATAAAAAGTTAAACGTATTCAGGTAGagaagcttgtttttttttccatactgcaaaacaaaataatgatgTCAGTCGTGCCGTTTCTTACCCACATACTGGAAGGTGTATCCTCAGTACGTGGCCACGTTGATGAAGAGGACACTCTTGCCCGTGTAGTCACTGAAGTTCACAGTGCGACTCTGGTTTAGAGTCTTTGCCTGGTATTTGTAAATGGTGCCATGTGTGGATTCACACCGCTGGAAGTACATACACAGGTCAACGCAGgttatgtatttgttttaactGGCCAACAGCTAACACAATCATCCATCAGTATTTCTTCAGTGTAGAATTTTTGCTTATAAAAGATGCTttctgtatgtatgcatttcttGCATATGGACTGTGTAGAGTATTTTACCAACTCCTACATTAGGCCAATGAGGTGGGACCAGGGAAGAACTTGCTTggacatgtgtgtgcatgccaaTAATCAATAGCCGCAATCTGTCTGCATTTCGGTGCTGTGACCCATTTATTTTCCTGACGGCCTGCTCACCGTAGCACAAGCAATACAgtccatttcatttcatttctggtttagttccattcattttcttttgcaaatCAAACAATGACATGCAATCCTGACACCGTAAAAAAGCTGTCTGCTTTTCCCCCTAGCCACACGCCTGTGTATCCCTGGCTGTGACCTATATGCCTTCCCAAAGGCAATGCTCCCCCCAGTGCTCAAACAAAAAACTGCAGATTAATTAGCATAACCAACGTggtatataaacaaaacaaagttgtgTAATGGCTCCAACAGACTGGATGATATGTCCATTATTTGTCTTAGTTTATTATTATCTACAACGCCCATTTTTTAGCCAATAGTAGGCCTTGATCTCTCTCACTTAATACAAATGTTTGATTATGGGTGGTGTGCTGTGGTAACATTTATCAATCGCCTACtccttttaattactttttctttCACCTGAGTCAATTTCATTGaacttttaaaacaacaaaaaaaataatatataaagttAGATGCAGCCCTACATGTGTcccaaatatatttatatatatcttatatTGAAAACAAAATCATATTTGTAATGCACAAACTGTTCCACTGTTGACAGTGACCTGTTGCAATGCAAACATCAGGGGCTTATTTACCAAATGGATCCCAATGCCACCAAATAAGTCACATCAGTAACAGCTGCTACACTTTGACCTTCTTCCTCCTACTACCTCAGTTGTTATGTGGGCTAGGCTACTGACATCTGCCAAACTGCAAAACACAAGCCCATGGAGCCCATGGGGgggggcatgctcccctgtaagaaaagtttgtgtattttaatgtttaaatgcatcaatctggtgcactttgaaaagaaattcagaggttagacttgattatttatatatctatggatgggaatatttcacttcagaattttaaccatgcacacacaggtggaatagttttttcttcatatttttgcattaatatcactaggaagcataccagtagatatatatatttatatttgtaagtgggatatatagaTAAGTAAGTCGGATTGTCTGGactctggcaatataataaccattatggggGAATACActagctaagcaatttacaaaaaatatctgtgctgacataaatagtttacatgagaatacattataaagttgtagaccatgtagaaattttgttgcaatttcaaaaccggattactcagggaccacttgttgtactgatgcatgtgttgagtaaagagtttgtgagatatttcacagagagtaatgggtgtgcagagatttatgcagaatgcaaatatgataacatttcatataaattcatgtgTTAATTGTCTTGCAATAtgtcacagcaatggggttaacacttttgcatgcgccatatccgtgtcacattctcattaggggctgagcccccctaaaggtctgatcctagaatcgcccctgttgctacttcatacttacctcagagggaaatgttgtaatgtttactgcactacatttatctgacagcttttgctttattgcttcacgctgggcttgtttctgcaacagctcattgagtatcggatacaattaaaactattgaggaaatattttcctttgacattggttcagtattaaacgagatcgctgcagtcggaaacggcgaaacaagctacaatgtaagttaataggacgt
Protein-coding sequences here:
- the gpx3 gene encoding glutathione peroxidase 3, which encodes MMRHFLPLLFLGLLRPCYAEATLTQRCESTHGTIYKYQAKTLNQSRTVNFSDYTGKSVLFINVATYUGYTFQYVELNALHEEMKPLGLTILGFPCNQFGKQEPGTNREILPGLKHVRPGNGFVPNFLLFEKGDVNGKDEQEVFTFLKNSCPPVGDVLGNPSRMFWDPVKLSDIKWNFEKFLVGPDGKPAMRWHPSVNISEVQADIRKYLLQLYTQEVFN